The Syntrophomonadaceae bacterium genome includes a window with the following:
- a CDS encoding aminopeptidase P family protein, which yields MIYTPKEELERRIKSLQEHLDGTMLDGILLFSNMMLYYFTGTAQSGVCYVPKNGEPLVLILKTFARAKEESALGTIVAIKSLRELKGRLLEYGYPIPSVMGLELDILPANDFLSLKELLPGVNLADASTMLRKIRAKKSPYELDLLRRAAALHDQMFEVAEKVLRQGMTEIELAAELECFSRKQGHLGSVNFRGFNREMHYGHLMSGPGSACASCLDSPTGGRGLSPAFPQGPGFNPIKAGEPVIVDYLGRYHGYLVDQTRIYSLGKLPEKLTRAHAVALEIQAELVGLAKPGVSSVRLYEQATMLAKEAGLEDYFMGHPKGVPFVGHGIGLEINELPVIARKHDLPLEENMVLAIEPKMVFPEAGVVGIENTFIVTRNGLERLSRYPDEIRML from the coding sequence ATGATTTATACTCCTAAAGAAGAACTGGAACGACGAATAAAGAGCCTGCAGGAGCACCTGGACGGGACCATGTTAGATGGAATTCTTTTGTTCTCTAATATGATGTTATACTACTTTACTGGTACGGCTCAGTCGGGGGTTTGTTATGTCCCCAAAAACGGAGAGCCGTTAGTGCTGATTCTTAAAACCTTTGCAAGAGCCAAAGAGGAATCGGCGCTGGGAACGATTGTTGCCATAAAAAGCTTGCGTGAGCTAAAAGGCAGGTTGTTGGAGTATGGTTATCCGATCCCATCGGTGATGGGCCTGGAACTGGACATATTGCCGGCTAATGATTTTCTTAGTCTAAAAGAGCTGCTGCCAGGGGTAAATCTGGCGGACGCCAGCACAATGCTGCGCAAGATTAGGGCAAAAAAATCTCCCTATGAGCTGGATTTGCTCCGCCGGGCGGCTGCTTTGCATGACCAGATGTTCGAAGTGGCAGAAAAGGTGCTGCGCCAGGGTATGACAGAAATAGAGCTGGCGGCTGAACTGGAATGCTTCAGCCGCAAGCAGGGGCACCTGGGAAGTGTAAACTTTCGCGGGTTTAATCGTGAAATGCATTACGGGCATCTGATGTCCGGGCCGGGAAGCGCATGTGCCAGCTGTCTGGACAGCCCTACCGGCGGCCGGGGGCTTAGCCCGGCTTTTCCTCAGGGCCCGGGCTTTAACCCGATCAAGGCTGGGGAGCCGGTTATAGTGGACTATCTGGGCAGATACCATGGCTATCTGGTGGATCAAACCAGGATTTATAGTCTGGGAAAACTGCCTGAAAAGCTAACCAGAGCTCATGCAGTTGCGCTGGAAATCCAGGCGGAACTTGTTGGCCTGGCTAAACCGGGAGTAAGCTCTGTAAGGCTTTATGAACAGGCTACCATGCTGGCCAAAGAAGCAGGCCTGGAGGATTATTTCATGGGTCATCCGAAAGGGGTGCCTTTCGTAGGGCATGGCATCGGACTGGAGATCAACGAGCTGCCGGTAATTGCCCGGAAGCATGACCTGCCTTTGGAAGAAAATATGGTGCTGGCAATTGAGCCAAAAATGGTCTTTCCGGAAGCAGGTGTTGTAGGGATAGAGAATACTTTTATCGTAACCAGAAATGGGTTGGAAAGACTGTCCCGGTATCCGGATGAAATAAGGATGCTGTAG
- a CDS encoding polymer-forming cytoskeletal protein: protein MFGKKQPINVDKVDALIGKETMIAGKITANGTLRIDGMVEGEILSQGDVIIGEGAKVQASIQARNLLVAGELKGNVAVSGRVEIAATSRLEGDIQVGTLIVEDGALFLGSCTMGGKKDNAAGGKQSAV from the coding sequence ATGTTCGGAAAAAAGCAGCCAATTAACGTGGACAAGGTAGATGCCTTGATTGGAAAAGAGACAATGATTGCAGGCAAGATAACTGCAAATGGCACGCTAAGAATTGATGGCATGGTTGAGGGAGAGATTCTGTCCCAAGGAGATGTAATAATCGGAGAAGGAGCTAAGGTGCAGGCAAGTATCCAGGCGAGGAACCTTTTAGTGGCCGGTGAACTTAAAGGTAATGTAGCCGTTTCCGGCAGGGTAGAAATAGCGGCTACCAGCAGACTTGAAGGAGATATCCAGGTGGGCACCCTGATTGTGGAGGATGGAGCCCTTTTTCTTGGCTCCTGCACCATGGGGGGGAAAAAGGACAACGCCGCCGGGGGTAAACAGTCTGCTGTTTAG
- the yyaC gene encoding spore protease YyaC — MLGISQLIRTVFKEEAVSERIRAHYQEPFLIDKLSSSLCRIIHCLDRTGGRPLVVVGIGTDRSTGDCLGPLVGTKLRALNLHNIWIYGHLDEPVHAGNLQDKLQMINTVHSDPLVIAVDACLGQSESVGSLTLAPGPIKPGAGVNKTLPLVGEIHFTGIVNVGGFMEYFVLQNTRLSLVMKMADVIAQSIAAGVFSLSETRIRIKGFPLSCQ, encoded by the coding sequence ATGCTGGGCATTTCTCAATTAATTCGCACCGTTTTCAAAGAAGAGGCCGTTTCCGAAAGAATAAGAGCTCACTACCAGGAGCCTTTTTTAATAGACAAGCTGAGCAGCAGCCTGTGCCGGATCATTCACTGCTTAGATAGAACAGGCGGCCGACCCCTGGTAGTTGTTGGGATCGGGACCGACAGGTCTACAGGTGACTGCCTTGGTCCGCTGGTCGGGACAAAGCTTCGCGCACTAAATTTGCATAACATCTGGATCTATGGACACCTGGACGAACCTGTGCATGCGGGCAACCTGCAGGATAAACTGCAAATGATTAATACTGTTCATTCCGATCCCCTGGTTATTGCGGTTGATGCTTGCCTGGGACAAAGCGAAAGTGTTGGTTCACTAACATTGGCCCCAGGGCCAATAAAACCTGGCGCCGGTGTGAATAAGACCCTGCCACTTGTAGGAGAGATTCATTTCACTGGAATTGTGAATGTCGGAGGATTTATGGAATATTTCGTGCTGCAGAATACCCGTTTGAGCCTGGTAATGAAAATGGCTGATGTGATTGCTCAATCCATAGCTGCCGGAGTATTCAGCCTGAGCGAAACCAGGATCAGGATTAAAGGATTTCCCCTTTCATGCCAATGA
- the selB gene encoding selenocysteine-specific translation elongation factor, whose product MEYIIVGTAGHVDHGKTLLVKKLTGVDTDRLKEEKERGISIELGFAPLVLPGGQRMGLVDVPGHERFIRQMLAGVGGMDLVMLIVAADEGVMPQTVEHLQIIDLLQVKRGILVITKRDLVDDEWLDLVQEEVREAVAKTVLALAPIVAVSAITGEGLPELVSLLEEQALMTPPKSTAGKVRMPVDRTFSITGFGTVATGTLWSGTIKVGDILEILPQGHQARVRSLQVHGEQVEEAAAGQRVAVNLASMGLEEVPRGTWLGSPGTFKPSIRLDLELHILSTAPRALKNNDRVRLYLGTAEVLGRVALLDREELNPGDAAFVQLAAEEPMVAVRHDRFVLRSYSPMETIGGGVVIDPQGTKQKRFQPRVLAVMAAKKRGTPEELVGQVLNDSKDPLRSLPELAKMAGLNDKETAGALKSLAAKEDIFIFPAEGTEYAIAAINWAKWTDQTAKLLDQFHRQYPLRQGLPKEELRSKKFPNLNGKVFQALQEYWQEKGFVKVKGNTVALPGFNPAPAGHQRDALELIERKLKSGGLQPATWPEILPLLSIGAEEAEEVMQYLLRHDTVVKAAEDIYFHREAVSQAKQMIADHIKKNGGILLGEARDLLSSSRKYVLPLLEYLDQIKFTRRIGDKRVLY is encoded by the coding sequence TTGGAGTATATTATCGTTGGCACCGCCGGCCATGTAGACCATGGCAAGACCTTGCTGGTAAAAAAGCTGACCGGAGTTGACACCGACAGGTTGAAGGAAGAAAAGGAGCGGGGCATTTCCATCGAACTTGGGTTTGCCCCCTTGGTTTTGCCGGGCGGGCAGCGCATGGGTCTGGTAGATGTGCCCGGCCACGAGCGGTTTATCAGGCAAATGCTTGCAGGGGTTGGAGGTATGGACCTGGTGATGCTGATTGTGGCGGCAGATGAAGGTGTCATGCCCCAAACTGTTGAACATTTACAGATCATCGATTTGCTGCAGGTAAAAAGAGGCATTTTGGTGATCACCAAGAGGGACCTTGTGGACGACGAGTGGTTAGACCTGGTACAGGAGGAGGTTAGGGAAGCTGTAGCGAAAACAGTTCTCGCTTTAGCGCCAATAGTTGCCGTATCAGCTATTACGGGGGAAGGCCTGCCGGAACTGGTCAGCCTGCTGGAAGAGCAAGCCTTGATGACACCTCCGAAAAGCACGGCCGGAAAGGTCCGGATGCCTGTCGACAGGACTTTTTCCATCACCGGCTTTGGCACTGTAGCTACAGGCACCTTGTGGTCAGGCACAATCAAGGTGGGGGATATCCTGGAAATACTGCCGCAGGGACACCAGGCCAGGGTGCGGTCCCTGCAGGTTCATGGTGAGCAGGTGGAGGAAGCCGCTGCGGGTCAGCGGGTGGCAGTTAACCTTGCCTCTATGGGTCTGGAGGAAGTACCTCGCGGAACCTGGTTGGGGAGTCCCGGCACATTTAAGCCCAGCATCAGGCTGGACCTGGAACTGCACATCCTGTCAACGGCACCCAGGGCCCTGAAAAATAACGACCGGGTCCGCCTTTACCTGGGGACTGCAGAGGTCCTTGGCCGGGTTGCTCTGTTAGACAGAGAAGAATTAAATCCGGGGGATGCAGCTTTTGTGCAGCTGGCAGCAGAAGAGCCAATGGTGGCAGTCAGGCATGACCGATTTGTGCTGCGTTCATACTCGCCCATGGAAACCATCGGAGGCGGGGTGGTAATTGACCCGCAGGGAACAAAGCAGAAGCGTTTCCAGCCCAGGGTCTTGGCTGTAATGGCGGCAAAAAAGCGGGGTACTCCCGAGGAATTGGTCGGCCAGGTATTGAATGACAGCAAAGACCCCCTGCGTTCCTTGCCGGAACTGGCCAAGATGGCTGGATTAAACGATAAGGAAACTGCCGGAGCACTGAAGTCTTTGGCCGCAAAGGAAGATATTTTTATCTTCCCTGCGGAAGGAACAGAATATGCCATTGCTGCAATCAACTGGGCAAAATGGACAGACCAAACAGCAAAACTGCTGGATCAATTTCATCGTCAGTATCCCTTGCGCCAAGGGCTGCCAAAAGAGGAACTGCGGAGCAAAAAGTTTCCCAACTTAAATGGAAAGGTCTTTCAGGCTCTCCAGGAATACTGGCAAGAGAAGGGGTTTGTAAAGGTTAAGGGGAACACTGTGGCTTTGCCAGGCTTTAACCCTGCGCCGGCGGGCCACCAGCGAGATGCCCTGGAGCTAATCGAAAGAAAGCTGAAAAGTGGCGGGCTGCAACCCGCTACGTGGCCCGAGATTCTGCCGCTGTTAAGCATAGGGGCCGAGGAGGCCGAGGAGGTAATGCAGTATCTTTTGCGGCACGATACTGTAGTCAAAGCGGCTGAAGATATTTATTTTCACCGGGAGGCTGTCAGCCAGGCAAAACAAATGATTGCCGATCACATCAAGAAAAATGGGGGAATCTTACTGGGAGAAGCCCGGGACCTGCTGAGCAGTTCCCGGAAATATGTTTTGCCTCTGCTGGAATATCTCGATCAGATCAAGTTTACTCGCCGAATCGGGGATAAACGGGTGCTGTATTAG
- a CDS encoding GerMN domain-containing protein, with protein sequence MGRTRIVLISATIILVTIIAMCLLAGCDSKKPTSPAPSAFQGQAAQPKQERRALLLDRERNNVLVYFATKDAKNLVPVTLPINPTNRAAEIAVEKLLAGPPGPALLRKTLPEGTKIRRLYMEDSTAVIDLTGQIKNLPDRPGVELALRSLSLTLSQFPNVTEIRLLADGEQLSSLGGVDLSKPYPRPETVNLGPRPAAKTRVEVFFADQQSMYLVPLSIGVRDGSKTKELALQAAEALLAGPPANSGLIRTVWPGTKVLGLEIEGETAIIKLSKDAINYGGGATAETMLVNSLVYTLTGIQGINQVQIVINGLKLIYLPEGTDISKPIFRPDKINFIGSR encoded by the coding sequence ATGGGCCGAACTCGTATAGTCTTAATAAGCGCTACTATTATCTTGGTAACAATTATAGCGATGTGCTTGCTGGCGGGTTGCGACAGTAAAAAGCCAACTTCACCTGCACCTAGTGCTTTCCAGGGACAAGCTGCTCAGCCTAAACAAGAACGACGGGCTCTTTTGCTGGATAGAGAGCGAAATAATGTGCTGGTCTATTTTGCGACTAAAGACGCGAAGAATTTGGTCCCTGTTACCTTGCCGATCAATCCTACTAACCGGGCTGCCGAGATCGCGGTAGAAAAGTTGCTGGCCGGTCCGCCGGGTCCGGCCTTGTTAAGGAAAACCTTGCCTGAAGGCACAAAAATACGCCGCCTTTATATGGAAGACTCTACTGCCGTGATCGATTTGACAGGTCAGATTAAAAACTTGCCGGATCGGCCAGGCGTGGAACTGGCCTTGCGATCCCTAAGCTTAACACTGTCCCAGTTTCCTAATGTAACTGAAATACGGCTCCTGGCAGACGGAGAACAGCTATCTTCTCTGGGCGGAGTAGATCTGAGCAAACCCTATCCTCGGCCGGAGACGGTCAATCTGGGTCCCAGGCCTGCAGCCAAGACCAGGGTGGAAGTGTTTTTCGCCGATCAACAATCAATGTATTTGGTGCCCCTCAGTATTGGAGTGCGCGACGGCAGCAAAACTAAAGAATTAGCTCTGCAAGCGGCGGAAGCCCTGTTGGCGGGTCCTCCCGCAAACTCCGGGCTAATTCGAACTGTGTGGCCGGGGACTAAAGTATTGGGGCTTGAGATAGAAGGGGAAACAGCAATTATAAAGCTCAGCAAGGACGCAATTAATTACGGTGGTGGGGCTACGGCTGAAACCATGCTGGTCAATTCACTGGTATATACCTTGACAGGTATCCAGGGTATTAACCAGGTTCAGATTGTGATCAACGGTCTTAAGCTCATCTACCTGCCGGAAGGCACAGATATTTCCAAACCGATCTTCAGGCCCGATAAAATAAATTTTATCGGCAGCCGGTGA
- the selA gene encoding L-seryl-tRNA(Sec) selenium transferase: MDIEVQNLLRHLPSVEELLQAERTKRLITDGHPRPVVVALIRQALQECRGRIQGGEYLATEAVKQIILEKIEEKARDFSKPNLRPVINATGVILHTNLGRAVLSQRAKQAIAMVAEGYSNLEMDLGTGERGSRYHHVAALLANLTGAEGAMVVNNNAAAVLLTLTALARGKEVIVSRGQLVEIGGSFRVPEVMAQSGAQLVEVGTTNKTYLRDYEQAISEKTAMLLKVHTSNYRVVGFTKETATEELVALGRSRKLPVAEDLGSGFLLDLSAWGISDEPTVQDSVAKGVDIVTFSGDKLLGGPQAGIIVGKKELITRLQAHPLTRALRIDKLTMAALEATLREYLDFTSARENIPTIKMLTATKEEMRQAAAMLLENIQTEAGREIICELMEDWSEAGGGSLPVTFLPTWVVALSGIEGGPERLAGKLRSGDPPIIARIKDHKLMLDPRTVLPDEGPLLAKALAKCLG, encoded by the coding sequence ATGGATATTGAAGTGCAGAATCTCTTGCGGCACTTGCCCTCGGTAGAAGAGCTTTTGCAGGCAGAAAGAACTAAGCGGCTGATCACAGACGGGCACCCTAGGCCGGTGGTGGTTGCCCTGATCCGGCAAGCCCTGCAGGAATGCCGCGGACGAATTCAAGGGGGAGAATACCTTGCCACAGAGGCCGTAAAGCAAATAATCCTCGAAAAGATAGAAGAAAAGGCCAGAGATTTTTCCAAGCCGAATCTGCGTCCGGTGATCAATGCAACAGGCGTTATACTGCATACAAACCTTGGCCGGGCAGTCCTAAGCCAGCGGGCCAAGCAGGCGATTGCCATGGTGGCAGAAGGTTACAGCAATCTGGAAATGGACCTGGGAACCGGGGAACGGGGTTCCCGGTATCATCATGTTGCTGCCCTTCTGGCTAATCTGACCGGCGCAGAAGGGGCCATGGTGGTAAACAATAATGCGGCGGCGGTTTTGCTTACTTTAACTGCTTTGGCCAGGGGGAAAGAAGTGATTGTTTCCCGGGGGCAGTTAGTCGAAATAGGGGGATCATTCCGGGTTCCGGAGGTGATGGCTCAAAGCGGAGCCCAACTGGTCGAAGTGGGCACAACCAATAAAACCTACCTCAGGGATTATGAACAGGCCATTTCGGAGAAAACGGCCATGCTGCTAAAAGTCCATACCAGCAATTACCGGGTGGTGGGGTTCACAAAAGAAACCGCCACTGAGGAGCTGGTGGCTCTGGGAAGGTCCCGTAAGCTTCCCGTAGCAGAGGACCTGGGGAGCGGCTTTTTGCTGGACCTCTCGGCCTGGGGTATCTCTGATGAACCCACGGTGCAGGACAGTGTGGCCAAAGGTGTAGATATTGTTACATTTAGTGGTGACAAATTGCTGGGAGGCCCCCAGGCGGGGATAATTGTAGGAAAAAAAGAACTCATCACCAGGTTGCAGGCCCATCCTTTAACCCGGGCACTAAGGATCGACAAGCTAACCATGGCAGCCCTGGAAGCAACCTTGCGGGAGTACCTGGATTTTACATCTGCCAGAGAAAACATCCCAACCATAAAGATGCTTACGGCCACAAAGGAGGAAATGCGACAAGCCGCAGCAATGCTCTTGGAAAACATTCAAACAGAGGCCGGCCGGGAGATCATCTGTGAGCTGATGGAGGATTGGTCTGAGGCCGGCGGAGGTTCGCTTCCGGTAACATTTTTGCCCACCTGGGTTGTTGCCCTGAGCGGAATTGAAGGGGGACCAGAGCGACTGGCCGGCAAGTTGCGATCCGGCGATCCGCCCATTATCGCCCGGATTAAAGATCACAAGCTAATGCTGGATCCCCGCACCGTCTTGCCTGATGAGGGACCATTGCTGGCAAAGGCTCTGGCTAAATGCCTGGGGTAA